A stretch of the Pan paniscus chromosome 2, NHGRI_mPanPan1-v2.0_pri, whole genome shotgun sequence genome encodes the following:
- the XYLB gene encoding xylulose kinase isoform X5, with product MAEHAPRRCCLGWDFSTQQVKVVAVDAELNVFYEESVHFDRDLPEFGATLEAHVEHDRATINLVPE from the exons ATGGCGGAGCACGCCCCTCGCCGCTGCTGCCTGGGCTGGGACTTCAGCACGCAGCAG GTAAAGGTTGTTGCTGTTGATGCAGAGTTGAATGTCTTCTATGAGGAAAGTGTGCATTTTGACAGAGATCTTCCAGAATTTGG AGCAACCTTGGAAGCACATGTGGAACATGATAGAGCCACCATCAACCTGGTTCCTGAATGA